From the genome of Torulaspora globosa chromosome 2, complete sequence, one region includes:
- the SND3 gene encoding Snd3p (ancestral locus Anc_3.355) yields the protein MNPQISNLVIMLVMMQLARRIDMEDEKNIMYIRIAYGTSVGLAWIVYQLVRRIIVSKNDLTTLKYVTPASPMSGEGEKLEVTTVRDYDLKEIDSSIKSIYTGLAMMGFMHFYMHYTNPLFMQAISPIKSALESNEVKIHLFGKAASGDLKRPFAAPSLFGGFGGNNGPKTDKKSIEEAERAGTGGVKAE from the coding sequence ATGAATCCTCAAATTAGCAATCTGGTCATCATGTTGGTGATGATGCAACTGGCTCGTCGGATCGATATGGAGGATGAAAAGAATATCATGTACATTAGAATCGCATACGGGACCTCTGTGGGTTTGGCGTGGATCGTCTACCAGTTGGTCAGAAGGATTATTGTGTCAAAGAACGATTTGACGACTTTGAAATACGTCACTCCAGCAAGTCCCATGAGCGGCGAAGGCGAGAAATTGGAGGTGACGACCGTCAGAGACTACGACTTGAAGGAGATCGACAGCTCGATTAAGTCTATCTACACCGGTCTGGCCATGATGGGGTTCATGCACTTTTACATGCATTACACTAACCCATTGTTTATGCAGGCGATCTCTCCTATCAAGAGCGCTCTGGAGTCCAATGAGGTCAAGATTCACCTGTTTGGCAAGGCTGCGTCGGGCGATCTGAAGAGACCCTTCGCGGCACCCTCTCTGTTTGGCGGGTTCGGTGGCAACAACGGGCCAAAGACCGACAAAAAGTCCATTGAAGAGGCTGAAAGAGCAGGTACCGGTGGTGTCAAGGCCGAGTGA
- the ISA2 gene encoding Isa2p (ancestral locus Anc_3.357) codes for MAIAGTMSWRLFNSVTRSFIKGSFAARGAHRCYSSGEQIVKPVRIINQPPGSEMHISERAFKRLSEIYRESKEVLKIAVESGGCHGFQYNMSLIPDAEAEKRIGELETGAPEPPTRLEGDGEKDEFDDDFKDNREVIFVLPEEGGKVLVDENSLKILNKTTLTYSTELIGSTFKITGGNLKSSCGCGSSFDVDTEQ; via the coding sequence ATGGCGATCGCCGGTACCATGTCGTGGAGGCTATTTAACTCTGTGACGAGGAGTTTCATCAAGGGCAGTTTTGCTGCGAGGGGAGCCCACAGATGCTACTCATCTGGCGAGCAGATTGTCAAGCCAGTACGAATTATAAATCAGCCTCCAGGGTCTGAGATGCACATATCAGAGAGGGCTTTCAAAAGACTGAGTGAGATATATCGCGAGAGTAAAGAAGTGTTGAAGATTGCCGTGGAAAGCGGCGGTTGCCATGGGTTCCAGTATAATATGTCTTTGATACCGGACGCTGAGGCGGAAAAGCGGATTGGAGAGCTGGAAACTGGAGCTCCCGAACCTCCCACGAGGCTTGAGGGGGATGGGGAGAAGGACGAGTTTGATGACGATTTTAAGGACAACAGAGAAGTCATCTTCGTTTTGCCAGAGGAAGGCGGGAAGGTCTTAGTAGATGAAAACTCTCTCAAGATACTGAATAAGACAACTCTAACCTACAGCACTGAGCTGATCGGTTCGACATTCAAGATAACGGGCGGTAACCTGAAAAGCAGTTGCGGTTGTGGTAGCAGCTTCGACGTAGATACAGAACAGTGA
- the ROX1 gene encoding Rox1p (ancestral locus Anc_3.354): MDDSPREMGRYGEKEKIPRPRNAFILFRQHNHKLLIDEWTTKGLEIPHNSKISKLLGVKWKELSNEEKVHWKELAEKEKTDHEKKYPDYRYKPVRKQRKKKEPVPLAAPPQQPPQQQYHPQHQHQHQHQHHPPIAHRPAPGLLPFNNYTRPQLNEQHHVEAAYRGVYPAPYYWPPYYMQQAYPYNYYAKTPNAPANPQVYPAPIPFQTPMQMPVQQRKPSHEIPVNRDQVPDFSYYSAYQHQQHRPWNAPQPANPKPHPIVSSTPVVHDYQNSINHPSPSQSQDSNSH; this comes from the coding sequence ATGGATGACTCACCGCGTGAGATGGGTAGGTATGGggaaaaggagaagattcCAAGACCGCGCAATGCGTTTATACTGTTTAGACAGCACAACCACAAGCTGCTGATCGACGAGTGGACGACCAAGGGCTTGGAGATCCCGCATAATTCCAAGATCTCGAAGCTGCTCGGTGTCAAATGGAAGGAGCTGTCTAACGAGGAGAAAGTGCATTGGAAAGAGCTGGccgagaaggagaagacCGACCACGAAAAGAAGTATCCGGACTATAGATACAAGCCCGTGAGGAAGCAGCGGAAGAAAAAGGAGCCTGTTCCGTTGGCAGCGCCGCCGCAGCAGCCgccgcagcagcagtaTCACCCCCAGcatcagcatcaacatCAACACCAGCATCATCCGCCGATAGCTCACCGTCCAGCGCCGGGTCTCCTTCCATTCAATAACTATACAAGACCACAACTCAACGAGCAGCACCACGTTGAGGCCGCGTATCGCGGCGTATACCCCGCTCCGTACTACTGGCCGCCCTATTACATGCAACAGGCGTATCCCTACAATTACTACGCCAAGACTCCCAACGCTCCCGCGAATCCACAGGTGTACCCGGCTCCGATCCCGTTCCAGACGCCCATGCAGATGCCAGTGCAACAGAGGAAACCGTCGCACGAGATCCCGGTAAATCGCGACCAGGTCCCGGATTTCTCGTATTACTCCGCCTACCAGCACCAACAACACCGTCCGTGGAACGCTCCACAGCCTGCAAACCCAAAGCCGCATCCCATTGTATCATCTACACCAGTCGTTCACGATTATCAAAACAGCATCAACCATCCAAGTCCATCCCAAAGCCAGGACTCAAACTCGCATTAA
- the IML3 gene encoding Iml3p (ancestral locus Anc_3.358), protein MPYVWSFYTLSDSLDVVKSHAGLEEALRSTLRLEIRDNNDVPWKAQLIQELEESSNIFILLDDDELRIPAILAYSGESTAIDTFTEWLKSSLGLIVTSIVLDASTMLQVADALTGKSQTYDTRLFFDIVTEAKNLTKMEMEIDKASLRSLSNSSGCSYSEGLVSFLYNETGMRLERLPLASISMAGNAKIWRNKITTIEADVQDGVLQVILKSAQYQF, encoded by the coding sequence ATGCCCTATGTATGGTCCTTCTACACCCTGAGCGACTCGCTTGACGTGGTGAAGAGCCACGCCGGTCTCGAGGAAGCTTTGCGTTCTACACTGCGATTAGAAATACGAGATAACAACGATGTGCCCTGGAAAGCACAATTAATACAGGAGTTGGAAGAATCCTCAAACATATTCATAttgctggatgatgatgaactGCGCATTCCGGCGATCTTGGCGTACAGTGGGGAGAGTACTGCAATTGATACTTTCACTGAGTGGCTTAAGTCATCTCTTGGATTGATCGTTACATCGATAGTGCTGGATGCAAGTACAATGTTGCAAGTAGCTGATGCTCTCACGGGGAAGAGCCAAACGTATGACACCAGActtttctttgatattGTCACAGAGGCGAAGAATTTGACAAAGATGGAAATGGAGATCGATAAAGCTTCGCTCCGATCTCTCTCTAATTCCAGCGGTTGTTCGTACTCCGAGGGTTTGGTGTCATTTTTATACAACGAGACCGGTATGCGGTTGGAACGACTGCCCCTGGCCTCGATATCTATGGCAGGCAATGCTAAAATCTGGAGAAACAAAATAACAACCATAGAAGCTGATGTCCAGGACGGTGTCCTGCAAGTGATCCTGAAATCCGCCCAGTACCAATTTTGA
- the VID24 gene encoding glucose-induced degradation complex subunit VID24 (ancestral locus Anc_3.353) has product MINEVTKSLPRDPCSKKEWTEAVVEETVVRDAGAGFGSLALEKQQYLLSNDLYKCASGDSLSSLQQLADKTASESPPRKKFILEDHSTYTCGGSVRSAWPSACSSSTTTNFLRPRMEFSGYQISGYKKYQIEVALKTVDLPLNRCSSLTPHLTGFLTICGLTNQHPEITTYFEAFAVTHKELGFLSSSWPEDSPMSPYRADDQTDLEHWLNFPAFKQLFLPALGDSPSSRPTLNDVIEGDYEFANYLEQRFIFMRWKEKFLVPDAQIDGIAGASYDGFYYIVHDQVTGNMQGFYYHKDAEKFQQLELIPSYKSLSSCTDCTFEFA; this is encoded by the coding sequence ATGATTAATGAAGTAACGAAGAGCTTGCCCAGGGATCCTTGCTCCAAGAAGGAGTGGACAGAGGCTGTGGTGGAAGAGACGGTGGTGCGAGATGCCGGTGCCGGTTTTGGTTCGCTAGCGCTGGAGAAACAACAGTATCTGCTGTCGAACGATCTTTACAAATGTGCGTCAGGGGACTCGCTGTCGTCTTTGCAGCAGCTCGCGGACAAGACCGCGAGCGAGTCGCCTCCGAGGAAAAAGTTCATCCTGGAGGACCACTCCACGTATACGTGTGGCGGATCGGTGCGTTCTGCGTGGCCGTCGGCGtgcagctcatcgaccACCACGAACTTCCTGCGGCCTCGCATGGAGTTCTCAGGATACCAGATATCGGGATACAAGAAGTACCAGATCGAGGTGGCTTTGAAGACGGTGGATCTGCCCCTGAACCGGTGCAGCTCGCTCACGCCGCATCTGACCGGGTTTCTGACGATCTGCGGGCTGACGAACCAGCACCCGGAGATCACCACCTACTTCGAAGCGTTCGCAGTCACCCACAAGGAGCTCGGGTTCCTGTCGTCCAGTTGGCCCGAGGACTCGCCCATGAGTCCCTACAGGGCGGACGACCAGACCGACCTGGAGCACTGGCTCAATTTTCCGGCGTTCAAGCAGCTTTTCTTGCCGGCGCTGGGCGACTCGCCCAGCTCGCGCCCGACGCTGAACGACGTGATAGAAGGCGATTACGAGTTTGCAAACTACTTAGAACAAAGGTTCATCTTCATGAGGTGGAAAGAGAAGTTCCTGGTGCCGGACGCCCAGATAGACGGGATCGCGGGAGCCTCGTACGACGGCTTTTACTACATCGTACATGACCAGGTCACTGGTAACATGCAGGGTTTCTACTACCACAAGGACGCTGAGAAGTTCCAGCAGTTGGAATTGATACCCTCCTACAAATCGCTGTCAAGCTGCACCGATTGTACTTTTGAATTTGCATAG
- a CDS encoding uncharacterized protein (ancestral locus Anc_3.352) codes for MPMVAMFLRNKFIAWFALIQSVHYYFNTDPEEASAAAASNKGSMDQPPLMKVLLSVVGLVVCYMNLVIPQPPMAPSKAAETTSAAPSEPTTA; via the coding sequence ATGCCCATGGTAGCAATGTTTTTAAGAAATAAGTTCATCGCTTGGTTCGCGCTGATCCAGAGTGTACATTACTATTTTAACACCGACCCTGAGGAAGCTAGTGCTGCAGCTGCGTCGAACAAGGGCTCGATGGACCAGCCGCCATTAATGAAAGTATTGCTGAGCGTTGTCGGTTTGGTTGTTTGCTACATGAATCTAGTCATCCCGCAGCCTCCGATGGCGCCATCCAAGGCGGCGGAAACCACTTCGGCAGCACCTAGTGAGCCAACTACAGCCTAA
- the FCY1 gene encoding cytosine deaminase (ancestral locus Anc_3.351), with translation MSTVGKYDQIGMDIAYEEAAKGLAEGGVPIGGCLINDEDGTVLGRGHNMRFQKGSATLHGEISTLENCGRLPGHVYKRTTLYTTLSPCDMCTGAIIMYGIPRCVVGENVNFKSPGEEYLRSRGHEVVVVDDERCKKIMRKFISERPHDWFEDIGE, from the coding sequence ATGTCTACGGTTGGCAAGTATGATCAGATTGGAATGGATATCGCGTACGAAGAGGCTGCCAAGGGTCTTGCCGAAGGAGGAGTGCCAATCGGTGGGTGTCTGATCAACGATGAGGATGGCACAGTTTTAGGTCGCGGCCACAACATGAGGTTCCAGAAGGGATCTGCAACGCTACACGGCGAGATATCTACCCTTGAGAACTGCGGCAGACTTCCAGGACACGTTTACAAGCGGACCACGCTGTACACTACGCTCTCGCCCTGCGACATGTGCACCGGTGCCATCATAATGTATGGCATCCCACGCTGTGTAGTCGGAGAGAACGTTAATTTCAAGAGTCCTGGCGAGGAATACCTTCGGTCCAGAGGACACGAGGTCGTTGTGGTCGACGATGAAAGATGCAAGAAAATCATGAGGAAGTTTATCAGTGAGAGACCGCACGACTGGTTTGAAGACATTGGGGAGTAA
- the JID1 gene encoding Jid1p (ancestral locus Anc_3.350), translating to MVTSCCENVAWRKLLTSSFVSFSADFCSVSNSSGRRSYATVSSQSEDNSDIYYDLKWPKNNFPTPYDLFGIDNNTDGRHIDPKVMKKRYHEYARLYHPDVSRNIRIIRSPIDQMQLDKNLLTVDEKLHRFKVTTQAYQILTDPKKKRLYDFTQGGWPYGPAGAASTTPAAQYPGSHGYRSDHVYAYWNAGTWEDASQMNSEKQPIDAWVLFMWLCGFVICIQATALLTRIEDSLTRKNYTHEETEHDLLQSYTNYGLDTDKISRWRRFLWFRAYGLYRSNTDLDREARRNEEMVQDILKKSEQSVKPVSETTRPE from the coding sequence ATGGTTACTAGCTGTTGCGAGAACGTAGCATGGAGAAAGCTGCTAACATCATCTTTTGTGAGTTTCTCCGCTGATTTCTGCTCCGTAAGCAATTCAAGTGGTCGCAGGTCGTACGCTACCGTCTCGAGCCAATCTGAGGACAACTCTGACATCTACTACGACTTAAAATGGCCTAAAAACAATTTTCCGACACCTTATGATCTGTTTGGCATAGACAACAACACCGATGGTCGACATATTGATCCCAAGGtaatgaagaaaaggtATCACGAATATGCTAGACTTTACCATCCTGATGTTTCGCGCAACATCAGGATAATCAGGTCTCCGATCGACCAGATGCAGTTGGACAAAAACCTGCTTACTGTGGACGAGAAACTGCACAGATTCAAGGTAACGACCCAGGCGTATCAGATCCTGACtgatccaaagaaaaaaaggTTGTACGACTTCACCCAGGGCGGGTGGCCGTATGGACCCGCCGGAGCAGCGTCGACTACTCCGGCAGCGCAGTATCCCGGGTCGCACGGCTACAGATCCGACCACGTTTACGCCTATTGGAATGCAGGAACGTGGGAAGATGCAAGCCAGATGAACTCCGAGAAGCAGCCCATTGATGCCTGGGTTCTGTTCATGTGGCTATGCGGATTCGTGATATGCATTCAGGCTACTGCTTTGTTGACACGCATCGAGGACTCTTTGACCAGAAAGAACTACACACATGAAGAAACCGAACACGACCTGCTGCAGAGCTACACGAACTACGGGCTGGATACCGACAAAATTTCGCGATGGCGGAGGTTTCTCTGGTTCAGAGCGTACGGCCTGTACCGTTCAAATACAGACTTAGATAGGGAGGCTAGGAGAAATGAAGAGATGgttcaagatatcttgaagaaaagcgAGCAGAGCGTGAAACCGGTTTCTGAAACGACTCGGCCTGAGTAG
- the AIM3 gene encoding Aim3p (ancestral locus Anc_3.359), whose amino-acid sequence MSDFWDKNKGSITSGLKSAGKYGYQGTKYIAKTGYKAGKKNFNSSKKDGHGKKEGEEEDEDEGYAKHDNYRSHYRDPSTFPPPPVRGPSSQQYPSSYQQQPPSQQQPPSQQQTLPQQLPAYQQQPQYQQPQYQQPQYQQTDQQPPQPPPRSISSQGAQGISVPGPAATTVSSGDSVVVPQNFDSQASQITTAAASHALAAPDMEHRPAHDLPPLADSARPAYDRAGFPSPPLAGREAQANFTSATSIGGRSGASVPEVTPFEYGSLEARTLASRLPTTAVDLTALPPPPTHKDRSTPDLTSGTANTPKQTKYQIRECPSPGGVESVVKSGPPVEIGTVGTEAQTARPSAGSPPTIPSRQAAQQSAMSSQANPSFMEDTSAKNTDKEARGITGRFDYEVKVDYAPPPKPHRGPRDASSKPIARTPAPLTQKAESNEPSSVSSSPALPKRQLTSTAVNSNGTSVTSGTTFQPPPKPFRRPQASQHSSYSSTSSFPTAIKSDDGQQSKDVSSFPPPPVRARPSAQSVVPTHDEGCSGAPPINPRGRLPSEFLPTERQHPIDESTDSIAGRKKAPPPAVKPKPRGLLSRSSTAIPHPGREDREQSNAPDVSAITDELAHVRLRKSGSSLLHNDTVGDSKERDQPTRSTIRPAVPPKRSSLKHVPPVSTKTSSDKASTNGSGQTDPANPFELYLKDAVPSEENRFHK is encoded by the coding sequence ATGAGTGACTTTTGGGACAAGAATAAAGGATCAATCACTTCAGGATTGAAGAGCGCAGGAAAGTACGGTTACCAGGGCACTAAGTATATTGCCAAGACCGGCTACAAGGCAGGTAAGAAGAACTTTAACAGCAGCAAGAAGGATGGGCAtggcaagaaggaaggagaggaggaggatgaagacgaaggcTACGCAAAACATGACAACTACAGAAGCCACTACAGAGATCCCTCGACTTTTCCACCGCCGCCGGTAAGAGGACCCTCAAGCCAACAATATCCGTCTTCatatcagcagcaaccTCCatctcagcagcaaccTCCATCTCAGCAGCAAACTCTGCCTCAACAATTACCTGCATATCAACAGCAACCTCAATATCAGCAACCTCAATATCAGCAACCTCAATATCAACAAACTGACCAGCAACCACCTCAGCCGCCTCCAAGGTCGATAAGCAGCCAAGGAGCACAAGGCATATCTGTACCTGGCCCAGCAGCAACTACTGTGTCATCCGGTGACAGCGTGGTGGTACCACAGAACTTTGATTCTCAAGCCAGTCAAATTACCACGGCGGCCGCATCCCATGCTTTGGCGGCTCCGGACATGGAGCATCGACCAGCACATGATTTACCTCCGCTAGCCGACAGTGCAAGACCGGCATACGACAGGGCTGGATTTCCCAGCCCGCCTTTGGCCGGCAGAGAGGCCCAAGCTAATTTTACGTCTGCTACCAGCATTGGTGGGCGCTCAGGAGCATCGGTCCCCGAGGTGACGCCATTCGAGTACGGTAGCTTAGAAGCTAGAACTTTGGCTTCACGTCTTCCAACAACTGCGGTTGATCTGACGGCTTTACCGCCTCCGCCCACCCATAAGGACAGGAGCACACCTGACCTTACAAGTGGCACCGCCAATACCCCCAAACAGACGAAGTACCAAATTAGGGAGTGTCCTTCGCCGGGAGGCGTTGAATCAGTAGTCAAATCTGGTCCGCCGGTTGAAATTGGAACAGTCGGGACCGAGGCGCAAACCGCAAGGCCTTCGGCAGGATCACCGCCGACAATTCCATCAAGACAAGCTGCACAGCAAAGCGCAATGAGTTCTCAAGCAAATCCTTCCTTTATGGAAGATACTTCTGCCAAGAATACAGATAAAGAGGCTCGCGGTATTACCGGTAGATTCGATTACGAGGTGAAAGTTGACTATGCTCCACCACCAAAGCCACACAGAGGCCCCCGGGATGCGAGCTCAAAACCCATCGCTAGAACGCCTGCCCCTTTGACACAAAAGGCGGAATCTAACGAACCTTCCTCTGTCTCATCTTCACCAGCGCTTCCAAAACGCCAGCTGACAAGTACTGCAGTAAATTCTAACGGAACTTCAGTTACTTCGGGTACTACTTTTCAGCCCCCACCCAAGCCTTTCAGGCGGCCACAGGCCAGCCAGCATTCAAGCTACTCCTCTACATCTTCATTTCCAACGGCAATTAAAAGTGACGACGGACAACAAAGCAAAGACGTATCGTCTTTCCCACCGCCACCCGTGCGAGCAAGGCCCTCTGCTCAGTCAGTTGTTCCAACCCATGATGAAGGTTGCAGTGGTGCACCACCAATCAATCCTAGAGGCCGCTTGCCCAGTGAGTTCCTGCCAACCGAGCGACAGCATCCGATTGATGAAAGCACCGATTCAATAGCTGGTAGAAAGAAGGCGCCACCGCCTGCCGTTAAACCCAAGCCTAGAGGGCTATTGAGCAGAAGCTCCACTGCTATACCCCATCCTGGTCGCGAAGATCGTGAGCAATCAAATGCGCCTGATGTCTCTGCCATAACAGATGAACTTGCTCATGTAAGGTTGAGAAAATCTGGTTCTAGTCTACTGCATAACGATACGGTGGGGGATAGCAAGGAGCGCGATCAGCCCACGAGGAGCACCATCCGTCCAGCTGTTCCTCCTAAGAGATCATCATTGAAACATGTTCCTCCCGTTTCAACGAAAACGTCGTCCGACAAGGCCAGCACAAACGGCAGCGGTCAAACAGACCCGGCGAATCCATTTGAACTCTACCTCAAAGACGCGGTACCCTCCGAAGAGAACCGCTTTCATAAGTAG
- the UBA3 gene encoding NEDD8-activating protein UBA3 (ancestral locus Anc_3.356), which translates to MDCKILVLGAGGLGCEVLKNLAMSNVREIHVVDIDTIELTNLNRQFLFRDSDIGKPKAEVAASYINRWSKRRRARNPDAHEVLVVPHVQDLTLLPAEFFTQFQFVVSGLDSIGPRRYANEMVVRIARDSKYETCIPLIDGGTEGLKGHVKTVIPGITACWECSLDTIPAQQDTYPLCTIANNPRNLEHVISYAVTVSFPEANLDDPQDIQRLFDLSLERARAFNIDAKELTIEYLLGVVKHIIPSCSSTNSIVAAACTSRIVSIYYDLVDFDTMPTFTVFNGSNGFFTHSFQYQRNADCIVCKGL; encoded by the coding sequence ATGGATTGCAAAATACTGGTCTTGGGCGCTGGCGGATTGGGATGCGAGGTGTTGAAGAACCTTGCCATGTCGAACGTGCGGGAAATCCATGTTGTAGACATCGACACCATCGAATTAACCAATCTTAACAGACAGTTCCTCTTCCGCGACAGTGACATTGGGAAACCAAAGGCAGAAGTTGCTGCAAGCTACATTAATCGATGGAGCAAGCGTAGGAGAGCAAGGAATCCGGATGCCCACGAAGTTTTGGTTGTCCCCCATGTCCAGGATCTgactcttcttccagctgAGTTCTTCACACAGTTCCAGTTTGTAGTTTCTGGCCTAGATTCGATAGGCCCTCGCAGATACGCCAACGAGATGGTCGTGCGAATCGCCAGAGACTCCAAATATGAAACATGTATACCGCTTATCGACGGTGGGACTGAGGGACTCAAGGGCCACGTCAAGACTGTGATCCCGGGCATCACAGCATGCTGGGAGTGCTCTCTCGACACAATCCCAGCGCAGCAGGACACCTATCCGCTCTGTACCATCGCCAACAACCCAAGAAACCTCGAGCATGTCATAAGCTATGCTGTCACGGTCAGTTTCCCGGAAGCAAACTTGGACGACCCACAAGACATACAAAGACTATTTGATCTCTCACTGGAGAGAGCAAGAGCGTTCAATATTGACGCAAAGGAGCTCACAATAGAATACTTGCTCGGTGTCGTAAAGCATATTATCCCCAGTTGCAGCAGCACGAACTCAATTGTCGCAGCTGCTTGCACCTCTCGGATCGTCTCGATATACTACGACCTAGTTGACTTCGACACTATGCCCACATTCACCGTCTTCAATGGCTCCAATGGGTTCTTCACTCATAGTTTCCAGTACCAGCGAAATGCCGACTGCATTGTATGCAAGGGCTTGTAA
- a CDS encoding type I glyceraldehyde-3-phosphate dehydrogenase, with protein MVRIAINGFGRIGRLVLRVALSRKKIEVVAINDPFISTEYAAYMFKYDSTHGRYPGEVTHDESHIIVDGHKIAVYQERDPSSLPWGKLNVDIAVDSTGVFKELDTCQKHIDAGAKKVVITAPSSTAPMFVMGVNEDKYTPDLKIVSNASCTTNCLAPLAKVINDAFGIREGLMSTVHSITASQTTVDGPSQKNWRGGRTASDNIIPFATGAAKAVGKVLPELKGRLTGMSFRVPTVDVSVVDLTVNLKRETTYEEIKKVVKAAAEGPLKGIMGYTEDSVVSSDFLGDSHSSTFDAAAGIQLTPTFVKLVSWYDNEYGYSTRVVDLVEHVASA; from the coding sequence ATGGTCAGAATTGCTATCAACGGCTTTGGTAGAATCGGTAGATTGGTTTTGAGAGTGGCTTTGTccagaaagaagatagAAGTCGTTGCCATCAACGATCCATTCATCTCGACGGAGTATGCTGCCTACATGTTCAAGTACGACTCGACACATGGTAGATATCCAGGTGAAGTGACCCATGATGAATCGCACATTATCGTCGATGGCCACAAGATTGCTGTCTACCAAGAGAGAGATCCATCCTCTTTGCCTTGGGGTAAGCTAAACGTCGATATTGCTGTTGACTCCACTGGTGTGTTCAAAGAATTGGACACTTGTCAAAAGCACATTGACGCAGGTGCCAAGAAGGTTGTGATTActgctccttcttccaCCGCCCCAATGTTCGTTATGGGTGTGAACGAGGACAAATACACTCCAGACTTGAAAATCGTGTCCAACGCTTCGTGTACCACCAATTGCTTGGCTCCATTGGCCAAAGTTATCAACGATGCTTTCGGTATCAGAGAAGGCTTGATGAGCACCGTCCACTCTATCACTGCCAGTCAGACGACCGTCGACGGTCCATCGCAAAAAAACTGGAGAGGTGGTAGAACCGCTTCCGATAACATCATCCCATTCGCCACCGGTGCTGCCAAGGCTGTCGGCAAAGTGTTGCCGGAATTGAAAGGTAGGTTGACCGGTATGTCTTTCAGAGTCCCTACTGTTGATGTTTCCGTCGTTGATTTGACTGTCAACCTGAAGAGGGAAACCACCTAcgaggagatcaagaaggtTGTAAAGGCTGCTGCCGAGGGTCCATTGAAGGGTATTATGGGCTACACGGAGGACTCTGTCGTCTCCTCAGACTTCTTGGGCGACTCTCACTCGTCCACTTTCGATGCCGCTGCTGGTATCCAATTGACTCCAACCTTCGTCAAGTTGGTTTCGTGGTACGACAACGAATACGGTTACTCCACCAGAGTCGTTGACTTGGTTGAGCATGTTGCCAGTGCTTAA